The following are encoded together in the Planctobacterium marinum genome:
- a CDS encoding PAS domain S-box protein, translating to MFNNLFSNGSAKDRIKEQQENRELTAIYQAMNRVQAVIQFTPEGVILDANDNFCAALGYHRDEIVGQHHRMFVEPAFAKSDEYRNMWSKINAGDFVAGEFKRITKQGEEIWINASYNPVFDEQGTLYKVVKFATDVTEQKLRDADFSSQLAAISKSQAVIQFNLDGTIITANDNFCRTVGYSLEEIKGQHHRMFVDPQFANSEQYRLFWQKLAQGEFESGEYQRIDKQGKQLWLQASYNPIFDASGRVYKVVKYASDITEQKLINVDYQGQLEAINKAQAVIEFDLQGNILTANDNFCQVMGYQLQEIQGQHHSMFAEEDLKNSLEYQQFWQALASGQYKSGEFKRLGKGGKEIWIQATYNPILDPNGNPVKVVKFATDVTQEKLKNADYQGQLEAVGKSQAVIEFELDGTIITANDNFCKTMGYTLSEIQGKHHSMFAKPGVAQSAEYRDFWASLNQGQFKSGEFERLGKHNKEVWIQATYNPILDLNGQPFKVVKYASDITAEVQQRELVRNLSLVANETDNSVIITDARGLIEYVNPGFSKLTGYSYEESLGKKPGDMLQGKDTSPESKQRIREKLDSRQPFYEEILNYDNKGNSYWISLAINPIFDKSGELIKFISIQTNITETKIRALEFTAKLEAIGRANAVAEFSPAGTLEECNTLFSRALGFETSEAASQKQWNTLLHKDFIESSEYRHFNETLSGGNFVSGDFKFSTTERHTCWLNGSFNPIKNTSGDIIKIVFFGVDVTGRKRGTDKMASALAQLEAGDLTTRVEGDFGEELNRVRDSLNTSMAHLQKTVASILNIAEQVNHGTREIASGNNQLNDRTIQQASSLEETAASMEQMTATIKQSAENASKAANTVQDTRSLAQTGQNVVKNTVNAMEEISRSSKQIADITSTIDEIAFQTNLLALNAAVEAARAGEHGRGFAVVATEVRNLAQRSATSAKEINSLIGDSLKKVEAGVKTAGESGTTLEQIVAAVVDVSEQVQDIMEAAKQQEMGISQINAAIVQMETMTQENAALVEEAASASQMMQDQVGEMRSDLSFFKLNP from the coding sequence ATGTTTAACAATCTATTTAGCAATGGTTCTGCCAAAGACCGCATAAAAGAACAACAAGAAAACCGCGAGTTAACAGCCATTTATCAAGCAATGAACCGGGTGCAGGCAGTCATTCAGTTTACCCCTGAAGGCGTCATTCTGGATGCTAACGATAACTTTTGCGCTGCCCTTGGCTATCACCGTGATGAAATTGTCGGTCAGCATCACAGAATGTTCGTTGAACCCGCATTCGCCAAGAGTGATGAGTACCGCAACATGTGGTCAAAAATCAATGCTGGAGATTTTGTTGCAGGTGAGTTCAAACGCATCACTAAGCAAGGCGAAGAGATTTGGATCAATGCCTCATACAACCCGGTATTTGACGAACAAGGCACACTCTATAAAGTGGTTAAGTTTGCTACAGATGTGACGGAACAAAAGCTAAGAGATGCTGATTTTTCCAGTCAATTAGCTGCCATCAGCAAATCCCAGGCGGTAATCCAATTTAATTTAGATGGCACCATCATCACCGCCAACGATAATTTCTGTCGTACGGTGGGCTACAGTCTGGAAGAAATCAAGGGCCAACATCACCGCATGTTTGTGGATCCCCAGTTCGCTAACTCTGAACAATACCGTTTGTTTTGGCAAAAACTCGCACAAGGTGAGTTTGAATCAGGGGAGTATCAAAGAATTGATAAGCAGGGCAAACAGCTGTGGTTACAGGCTTCCTATAATCCGATCTTTGATGCCAGCGGCAGAGTTTATAAGGTTGTCAAATACGCCTCTGATATCACTGAGCAGAAGCTCATAAACGTTGACTATCAGGGCCAGCTGGAAGCCATTAATAAGGCGCAAGCCGTGATCGAATTTGATTTACAAGGCAATATTCTTACGGCAAATGACAACTTCTGCCAGGTGATGGGGTATCAGCTGCAAGAAATCCAAGGCCAACATCACAGCATGTTCGCAGAAGAAGATCTTAAGAATAGCCTTGAATACCAACAGTTTTGGCAAGCACTGGCAAGTGGTCAGTACAAATCAGGCGAGTTTAAACGGCTGGGTAAGGGTGGCAAAGAGATCTGGATCCAGGCCACTTATAATCCCATTCTGGATCCCAACGGAAATCCAGTTAAAGTAGTAAAGTTCGCCACTGACGTAACCCAGGAAAAACTGAAAAACGCCGATTATCAGGGGCAATTAGAAGCGGTGGGTAAAAGCCAGGCGGTTATCGAATTTGAACTTGACGGTACCATCATCACCGCCAATGACAATTTCTGTAAGACCATGGGTTATACCTTGTCAGAAATTCAGGGTAAACATCACAGTATGTTTGCCAAACCGGGTGTTGCACAAAGTGCTGAGTATCGTGATTTTTGGGCCAGTTTAAATCAAGGCCAATTTAAATCAGGCGAGTTTGAGCGCCTTGGTAAGCACAATAAAGAAGTCTGGATTCAGGCCACTTATAATCCCATATTAGATTTAAACGGTCAGCCGTTTAAAGTCGTGAAGTATGCCTCCGACATCACCGCTGAAGTGCAGCAGCGGGAACTGGTTCGCAACTTATCACTGGTTGCCAATGAAACCGATAATTCAGTAATCATTACTGATGCCCGAGGCTTGATAGAATACGTCAACCCTGGTTTTAGTAAACTCACTGGCTATTCCTATGAAGAAAGCTTAGGTAAAAAACCCGGCGACATGCTGCAAGGCAAAGATACCAGCCCCGAGTCCAAACAGCGCATCCGCGAAAAACTGGATTCCCGTCAACCCTTCTACGAAGAGATCCTGAATTACGACAATAAAGGCAATAGTTACTGGATATCGCTGGCGATTAATCCCATTTTTGACAAGTCGGGCGAACTAATAAAATTCATCTCCATTCAAACCAACATTACCGAAACCAAAATAAGGGCCCTGGAGTTTACAGCTAAGCTCGAAGCCATTGGTCGTGCTAATGCAGTAGCCGAATTTTCGCCTGCTGGCACGCTGGAAGAATGCAATACCCTGTTTAGTCGCGCTTTAGGTTTCGAGACCAGTGAAGCCGCCTCACAAAAACAATGGAATACGTTACTGCACAAAGACTTTATTGAAAGCAGTGAGTACAGGCATTTTAATGAAACGCTTTCAGGCGGTAATTTTGTCTCTGGAGATTTTAAGTTTTCCACAACAGAGCGACACACATGTTGGCTAAACGGCTCCTTTAATCCCATTAAAAATACCTCTGGAGACATTATTAAAATCGTGTTTTTTGGTGTGGATGTCACAGGTCGTAAACGCGGCACTGACAAAATGGCAAGTGCGCTGGCACAACTGGAAGCGGGCGATTTAACCACGAGAGTAGAGGGTGATTTTGGCGAAGAGCTGAATCGTGTGCGAGATTCGCTAAACACCTCTATGGCTCACTTACAAAAAACCGTGGCAAGCATTCTAAACATTGCCGAACAGGTGAACCACGGAACGCGAGAAATCGCCAGCGGTAACAACCAACTCAATGACCGCACTATCCAACAGGCTTCAAGCCTGGAAGAGACCGCTGCCAGTATGGAACAAATGACAGCCACCATTAAGCAAAGTGCAGAAAATGCCAGCAAAGCCGCCAACACAGTGCAAGATACCCGCAGCCTGGCTCAAACCGGGCAAAATGTGGTGAAAAATACCGTAAATGCCATGGAAGAAATCTCACGCTCAAGCAAACAAATTGCAGATATTACCAGTACCATTGACGAAATCGCCTTTCAAACCAACCTGCTTGCCCTGAATGCCGCAGTGGAGGCAGCCAGAGCCGGAGAGCACGGCAGGGGGTTTGCCGTTGTGGCAACGGAAGTGAGAAACCTGGCGCAACGCTCAGCCACCTCTGCCAAAGAAATAAATAGTTTAATCGGAGACAGCCTCAAAAAAGTAGAAGCGGGGGTTAAAACCGCAGGCGAATCGGGCACGACACTGGAGCAAATCGTTGCAGCGGTGGTGGATGTGAGCGAACAAGTGCAAGACATCATGGAAGCTGCCAAGCAACAGGAAATGGGGATATCGCAGATTAACGCTGCCATAGTTCAAATGGAAACCATGACCCAGGAAAACGCCGCATTAGTGGAAGAAGCCGCATCAGCCAGTCAAATGATGCAAGACCAGGTAGGCGAAATGCGCTCGGATCTCAGCTTCTTTAAACTCAATCCATAG
- a CDS encoding aldehyde dehydrogenase family protein: MSQQLAEHYPYYLANKAVYANKDLAVTNKYTGEDATYVALADAEVIDKAIAAADASQEALRKMTPYERQDILNHCVKRFQERFEELAYALCIEAGKPIKDARGEVTRLIDTFRIAAEEAVRMEGHVMNLEITPRAKGYQGMYKPVPIGPCSFISPFNFPLNLTAHKVAPALAVGCPFVLKPASRTPIGAIIIGEILAETDLPEGAFSILPCSRDGADLFTTDDRFKLLSFTGSPGVGWELKAKSGKKPVVLELGGNAACVVDEDADLDDAIERIIFGAYYQSGQSCISVQRVIVHSSLYDEFKTRYVEKVSNLVHGDPLSEDTFIGPMISESEAKRLEGWINEAKEAGASVLCGGQRDGAMLQATVIEGAASDSNINAEEAFGPVSIISSFDDFDAALEEVNNSQFGLQAGIFTRDLYKAHKAWDTLDVGGVVIGDVPSWRVDNMPYGGVKESGLGREGVKFAMEDMTELRLMVIRTPQ, encoded by the coding sequence GATGCAGAGGTGATCGATAAGGCAATCGCTGCCGCTGATGCCAGTCAGGAAGCCTTGCGCAAAATGACGCCTTATGAGCGTCAGGATATTCTCAATCATTGTGTTAAGCGTTTTCAGGAGCGCTTCGAAGAGCTGGCTTATGCCCTTTGTATCGAAGCAGGCAAGCCCATTAAAGATGCCAGAGGCGAAGTCACTCGTTTGATTGACACCTTCCGTATTGCAGCGGAGGAAGCGGTACGCATGGAAGGCCATGTAATGAACCTGGAAATTACGCCGCGGGCCAAAGGCTATCAAGGCATGTACAAGCCCGTACCTATCGGACCTTGCTCTTTTATTTCACCTTTTAACTTTCCGTTAAACCTGACGGCCCACAAAGTGGCCCCGGCTCTGGCGGTGGGTTGTCCGTTCGTACTCAAACCCGCCAGCCGCACGCCTATTGGTGCCATTATTATCGGTGAGATTCTGGCTGAAACGGATCTACCTGAAGGGGCATTCTCCATTTTGCCTTGCAGCCGAGATGGTGCAGATCTGTTTACCACTGATGATCGGTTCAAACTGCTCAGCTTTACTGGGTCACCCGGTGTGGGCTGGGAGTTAAAAGCCAAGTCGGGCAAAAAGCCAGTGGTATTGGAACTAGGTGGTAATGCCGCGTGTGTGGTGGATGAAGATGCCGACCTGGATGACGCCATTGAGCGCATTATTTTTGGTGCCTATTACCAGTCAGGACAAAGCTGTATCAGTGTGCAGCGGGTGATAGTGCACAGCTCTTTGTATGATGAGTTCAAAACCCGTTACGTAGAAAAAGTCAGCAATTTGGTACACGGTGATCCGCTCAGTGAAGATACCTTTATTGGTCCCATGATCTCTGAATCCGAAGCCAAGCGCTTGGAAGGCTGGATCAACGAAGCCAAAGAGGCGGGCGCCAGTGTACTCTGTGGTGGTCAGCGGGATGGTGCCATGTTGCAGGCCACCGTTATTGAAGGCGCTGCCAGTGATTCCAATATCAATGCCGAAGAAGCCTTTGGACCTGTGTCTATCATTAGTTCTTTTGACGATTTTGACGCGGCCCTAGAGGAAGTGAATAACAGTCAGTTTGGCTTACAAGCAGGCATCTTTACCCGCGATCTATATAAAGCCCACAAAGCCTGGGACACCCTGGATGTGGGCGGAGTGGTCATTGGAGACGTACCCAGCTGGCGTGTAGACAACATGCCCTACGGCGGCGTGAAAGAGTCAGGTTTGGGTCGAGAAGGCGTTAAATTCGCCATGGAAGATATGACCGAGCTACGCCTGATGGTGATCCGTACACCACAGTAA